The Populus alba chromosome 4, ASM523922v2, whole genome shotgun sequence genome contains a region encoding:
- the LOC118028942 gene encoding beta-glucosidase 12-like, with product MGSIAKLSRNSFPDGFLFGSSSSAYQFEGETNRRGKGPNIWDTFIEEHPERISDHSNAKVAVDFYNRYKEDVQRMRGMGMDAFRFSISWSRVLPHGRLSAGINEEGIQFYNNLIDELIKNGIQPYVTLFHWDTPQAIEDKYGGFLSPDILNDFRDFVELCFQRFGDRVKHWITLNEPFMFSVNGYDTGTMAPGRISTLENYPGQPKISGATEVYIVTHHLLLAHATAVKVYKEKYQTRQGGKIGITLVSHWFEPYSTSESDRMATKRSLDFMLGWYMDPLTKGDYPQNMHDYVGGRLPRFSEEESKMLRGSYDFIGINYYTTYYAQNVEDVNYKNIGFMEDARVNWPGERNGIPIGPQAGSSWLYIYPEGIRHLLNYVKDAYENPTIYITENGVDDVSSSSLEEALNDPIREQYYKDIFHNVLKSINDHGVDVKGFFAWSFLDDFEWGSGYGSRFGLFYIDYENNLKRYAKYSVKWFEQFLKKDESTKLNDNIESKSRVEEGSARSRKKSRIE from the exons ATGGGAAGTATTGCCAAGTTGAGTCGTAATTCTTTCCCAGATGGTTTCCTTTTTGGATCTTCTTCATCAGCTTACCAG TTTGAAGGTGAAACAAACAGGAGAGGTAAAGGGCCGAATATATGGGACACCTTCATCGAGGAGCATCCAG AGAGGATAAGCGACCATAGCAATGCAAAGGTGGCAGTTGATTTCTATAATCGCTACAAG GAAGATGTGCAAAGAATGAGGGGAATGGGAATGGATGCTTTCAGATTCTCTATTTCTTGGTCTAGGGTATTACCAC ATGGCAGACTAAGTGCTGGAATAAACGAAGAAGGGATCCAGTTTTACAACAATCTCATCGATGAGCTCATAAAAAATG GTATACAGCCTTATGTAACTCTCTTTCATTGGGACACTCCACAAGCAATTGAGGACAAATATGGTGGTTTCTTGAGCCCTGATATTTT AAACGATTTCCGAGACTTTGTGGAGCTTTGCTTTCAAAGATTTGGAGACCGAGTGAAGCACTGGATCACTTTAAATGAACCTTTTATGTTTAGCGTCAATGGTTATGACACGGGCACCATGGCACCCGGCAGAATTTCAACTTTGGAGAATTATCCAGGCCAGCCCAAAATCTCTGGTGCCACCGAGGTTTACATTGTAACCCATCATCTATTGCTTGCTCATGCAACGGCTGTGAAAGTATACAAGGAAAAGTATCAG ACGCGTCAAGGAGGAAAAATTGGGATAACCCTCGTTTCTCATTGGTTTGAACCTTACTCAACTAGTGAAAGTGATCGGATGGCAACTAAACGAAGCCTTGATTTTATGCTTGGATG GTACATGGATCCTCTAACTAAAGGTGACTATCCACAGAATATGCACGACTACGTCGGAGGAAGATTGCCTAGATTCAGTGAGGAGGAATCCAAGATGCTGAGAGGATCTTATGACTTTATCGGGATCAATTACTACACTACATATTATGCTCAGAACGTTGAGGAtgttaactataaaaatattgggTTCATGGAAGATGCTCGTGTTAACTGGCCAG GGGAGAGAAATGGAATACCAATAGGCCCACAG GCGGGTTCAAGTTGGCTTT ataTTTATCCCGAAGGTATTCGTCATCTTTTGAATTACGTAAAGGACGCGTATGAAAATCCAACAATATATATCACTGAAAATG gagtTGATGACGTGAGTTCCTCGTCACTAGAGGAAGCCCTGAATGATCCCATAAGAGAGCAATATTATAAAGACATTTTCCACAATGTTCTGAAATCTATCAA TGACCATGGTGTCGATGTCAAGGGGTTTTTTGCTTGGTCATTCTTGGATGATTTTGAATGGGGATCCGGCTATGGTTCAAGGTTTGGTCTCTTCTACATTGACTACGAAAACAACTTGAAACGATATGCCAAATATTCTGTGAAGTGGTTTGAGCAATTTCTGAAGAAGGACGAAAGTACTAAACTCAACGATAACAT AGAATCAAAATCTCGAGTGGAGGAGGGATCAGCTCGTAGCCGTAAGAAGTCGAGAATTGAATAA